GCTAGTTGCTCTGCCTTGACGAGTTTTGCCGAGAAGAGTGGCGTCGAGTTGGGGGCAACCCGAGCTGAAGTTAGAATCAGCTTTTGATTAGCTCATCAAATATCGAGCGCAGGTTCGCCCAGATAGAGCTCAAGAATTTGGCTCTGAACCTTGATGGCTCGGATCAAAACCCAAATCTGTTCGTTACTGAATTTGCTGGGATCTGATTGAGCCAGCTCCTCGAGTTCTGCGGTCATGGCCGCATGTTGGTCCGTTGCTGCTTGTAACCGCAGGCTCATTTCACGCCAGGCCGCTGCGACCGTGTCGGGATCAGCTAAATCGTCGACGCAATCACTGGCGTTTGATAGCAAGAGGCAGAGTCGAGCTATTTGAGTTGTGTCGGCGTTGGGCTCGAGTTGTTCAATTTTTTGAGCGAGTGTTTGGCAGTCAGTCATCGTTAGCTAAGTCGGGGTGAAGTTGCCATCAGAACGAATGCTTGGTGGTTTCCGGATCCCTCGGTTCACGCTGAATTTTCTTCCGTCAATGTGATACTTTAGCTTAAGAAAACGACGATGAAATCGACATGGAAATTTGGTCTAAAGCTCTGTGGTGAGTGCGTGGTAATGTTGCATCAAATGGGTGGCCGCTCGTTGTTTCCCGAAAACATCGTTCGCTCTTTTCCTCGCCATTTTCCCCATCATTTCTCGCTTTCGAGCGGAGTTGAGCAAATCTTGCAGGATTTCAGCAGCATGGATCGGATTGCTCGGGCGGAGCAAGGTGGCCGAGCCACTTGCTGGGGGGAAGATTTCAGATGTACCACCAACATCGGTTGCCACAATGCAACATCCACTGGCAGCCGCCTCCAGCAGCACGCGTCCGAGGGGTTCCTGACGAGCGAAATGGGCGAGAATGGTGAATTCTGGCAGCAACTGTTCGACATCGTCCCGGCGTCCGAGAAAATGCACACGACCGGACAGTTGTTCGTTGGCAGACTGATGAAGCCGGTGCTCATATTCAATTGCTTCCGCTTTTTCCGAGTGGCGCTGACCGACGAGCACAAGGTGCGGCGTCGGCTCACTTATCTGTGCTGTTGTCGCCAGAAGTTGATCAACTCCTTTCCGCATGCCAATTTGTCCGATACTACCGATCAGTGGGGTTGATGCGGCTAAGCCCAATTCTTGGTGCAAAAATCCGGTGGGCTCGCGAGGATAGAATCTCATCAGATCAACGCCATTGTGAACGACATGGATTTGTTCCGCTGGAAATTTGGCCTTTCGGTACCAGTCTCGCGTGGCCGAAGAAACGGCCAACAATCTTGTATGCGCCAGCACATCGCCGGCGGCCGTTTGGCTCAAACGCATCATATCCCGCAGGTGTCCAAGGCTTGGAATTCCCAAATCACGGCAAATCGGACCCGACAAGCGGCTCATCGACAGGCTGTTTGCGTGAATTAGATCGGGTTGCACTCGTTGGATGATCTGCTTCAGCTGCTGTCGTCGTTCATCTTGACTCGCTTGACTGGCAGGTAAATTGAAAGGCAGTAGGGAAACGTTGAGTGCCTGAAGGTGTTTGGCCAGATCACCCTCTGCCGGCGCAGCCAGGTGGATCTCGAAATGACGGCTGACCTCTGGTAGCACGCTTAGCAGCGAATATTCGCCTCCGTTGAGCGTCGCATATTCAAGCAAGATCAAAACACGAGTTTGCAGTGGCAACGTGTGGCTCCTCGAATGCCTTTGTGGTCGCTATTTTAAGAGGCCTTCCGACGCTGCTCAAAACGTGCGGTGCCCGAATGGTCTTGTGATCAACTCTGGTTGTCATTTCGCCTGTTAATAGCTGCTGAGTTTAATCGTTTTCCTGCCGATCGTGGGGCGAATTCATGAGCTTCTCGCTGGGCCAGCGAGTCAATGGCCCTTCTGCCCCCGCATCCTGAAACGCGGGTTGTTCAACTGCGGGCGCCGATGATCGAAAACTTTGGTAAACTCGTGGCCCTCGTTTGGCCGTTGCCTTGGTCACCCGTTTTGTCGCTCGAATAAACAATTGTTGAGCGTTTGACGTGGCGTTCTGGCTCGGTCCACTGGCAGGATCGGCCGCATTTGATTTTAGAAGGGAGCTCTTTTGACGAAACCGCCAAGCCTGGCTGCCGTGGCGTTCGATCTTGATGGATTGATGGTGAACACCGAAGAGTTGTTTATCCAAGTCGGCACGCAGATGATCAACCGTCGAGGATTTGATTTAGATCTTGGTCTGCTTCGACAGATGATGGGCCGTCCAAGTCGCGTCAGTCTGCCACTCATGATCGACTGGTATGGACTGTCAGATTCGGTGGAAGAACTCGAAAAAGAAACGGCGGAGACGTTTCAGAGTCTCCTCAGCGATCAGTTGTCACCGATGCCAGGACTAGTGTCATTGATTCAATATCTGGATGAGAACCAGATCCCGAAAGGGATTGCCACCAGCAGTCGGCGCTCTTTTGTCGAACGTGTGTTGGAGATTATTTCGCTGCCCACAGAATTTGACTTTGTGTTGTCTGCCGAAGATGTAAAAAATGGCAAGCCAGATCCTGAAATTTATCAGCTGGCGGCAAAAAGATTTAAGGTGGCTGCTGAGCGAATGATGGTATTGGAGGATAGTGAGGCGGGGTGCCAAGCAGCGCTCGCTGCAGCGGCCTTTGTTGTGGCGGTTCCCGGCGATCACAGCGTGGGGCACTGCTATGACGGAGTCCAATTAACGGTAAACAGTTTAGCCGACGAGCGGATTCTAGCCGCGCTTAAATAGCGTGGGGTGCTTTTCACTTGACGTTTAGTCGACGGCACTGTTAGACTCAAGCAGGCAGTCAATTCGCTTCGCCGACGAGGGCCAATGCAAGGGCCTCGTTTCTCTTGGCGAGGACCGTGGCAAAACATGGAAGTGGTGCAAGGATGTTAAAAACTCTCGGCTGTGTCTTACTCAGTTCTTCCGAAGCAACTCCCATTTCGAATCAGTTGGGGCCGTTTGCCAGCCGACAGCTGGCTGGGACACCACTCGTCGATTGGGTCGTCCGGCGAGCGACTGAGGCACAGCGTCTTTCCGATGTGGTCGTGATCATTCCAAGTGGATGTAACGAAACGGAGTTGCAGGAGCTCGTGCCGCCCAACGTCCGGATCTTTGTCAGTGAGAAGAGTGACGGTTTAGCTCAGGTATGCGATTGCTTGGAGTCTTTTCCTGCGGAAGCAGTCGTGCGGATCCGGATCGAGTCTCCACTCGTCGATCCGAGTCTCTTGGATCGGTTAATTACAGCGTTAGAAGGTGAGTCTTCGACCGACTATGCAACTTTCGCCTCGACGGATGGAGCGAGCCTACTGCACGCCCAACTGGGACTGATCGCGGAATACTGCCGAGCTGCGGCCTTGAAGCGTGCCAATCTCAGGGCGACCGAAGCTTGTCATCGATCCGATCCGATGCACTTCGTTCGAAATCATCCGGAAGAATTTGTGTTGAGATTACTGCCAGTGCCCAAGGAGTTAGACCGGGACGATTTGCGACTCTCGCTCAAAAATCAGGAAGATTGGGAGCATGCTGAGCAGGTGGTGGAAGCCTTGGGGGCGGATGAGCTGGATTGGCATCGGATTGCTCGATTGCTTGATCGGCAGCCCGCGCTACGTGAGCGAATGGCCGTCTTGAACCGGAGTGAAGTCGCCAGGTCTTGAACGCAGCAACTCTGTTTGTTGTCGCGCTCCGGGTTGATCGAAGCTGACTTCCGCTGTTATCCTAAAAACAATGGTCGGCTGAGGGGTCCTGGCCGCCTGTCTTTTGATGTACGCCTGTGTGGTCTGAGCGATTGTATGGGGTAGGCAAACTACAGCTCTTTATTGGCTCTTGGGATTTCGGATCTCGACGCTTAGGGAAATTCTATGCGAAATGTGATCACACTCGTGTTGGGTGGTGGCCGTGGTAGTCGCCTTTATCCGCTGACAAAGGTTCGGTCGAAACCCGCTGTGCCGTTGGCTGGAAAATATCGTCTGATCGATATTCCCCTCTCGAATTGCATCAACAGTGATTTGCGGCGGATCTATGTTTTGACGCAGTTCATGTCGGTGAGCTTGCACCGTCACATTCGCCAGACCTACCGATTCGATTCGTTCAGTGCTGGATTTGTCGAGATTCTCGCCGCGCAACAGACCATGGATGGGACGGATTGGTACGAAGGGACTGCCGACGCGGTCCGGAAAAATGTGCGATATCTTGAGCAGTCTGATATTGATTATGTGGTCATTCTATCCGGAGATCAGCTCTATCGGATGGACTATCGGGAGATGATGAAGACGCATATCGAAGCCAACGCCGACGCCACGATTGCGGCGATTCCAGTTGATCGCAAGGACGCTGCTGCACTTGGGATCATGCGAATCGGCGATGATGGAAGTGTGCATGGCTTTGTTGAGAAGCCAACAACTGACGAGCAGCTAGGTCCCGTCTTGATGGATCCAGCATGGATCGAGGCGCGGGGTATTGAAAGTCGAGGACGTGAATGTCTTGCAAGTATGGGAATCTATGTTTTTAATCGAGATTTACTGGTTGACGTGTTGCGAAGCACTTCCTATCAAGATTTCGGGAAAGAGATTTTCCCAACGCTGATCGAACCCAAAAACGTCCAGGTCCACCTATTCGATGGTTACTGGGAAGACATCGGTACCATCCAGGCTTTTTACAACGCAAATCTGCAATTGGCCACGGATAAACCACCCTTCGATTTGATTTATCCTGAAGCGCCGCTTTATTCACGTGCGAGATTTTTGCCGCCTTCACGACTCGATGGAGTCAATATCCGTAACAGTCTAGTCGCGGACGGTTGCCGAATTTCACCAGGGGTGAAGATTGAAAATAGCGTGATTGGCTTGCGTTGTACGATCGGTGAAAATGTGACCATTCGTGATTCGATCATCATGGGAGCCGATGAATACGAGACGAATTCAGAATTGCGAGATGATGATCGTTTGGATCGGCCACCGATTGGTATTGGAGCGGATTCGTTAATCGTCGGTTCGATCGTTGATAAGAATTGTCACATCGGACGGGGCGTGAAAATTGTGCCCAGATCAGATTTTCCCCAGGGGCTTCACGAAAGCGGACCTTGTGCCGTCTGTGATGGGATCCCTGTGATTCTCAAAGATGCGATCGTTCCGGATGGTTGGAATTTGGAATAGGAAAACGAGCGTGCCATCAGCCGGGATATTCACGATGACTCTCGCTTTGTGCAACGCATCTTAATCGCGGAGTTGCTGAGAAAACTGCTTCTTTGCTTTTAGCAGGCATCTAATTACAGTCGCCGAATGTGAAATCCACCATCGACGTTAATACGCTCGCCGGTGCTAAAGGGGAAAGAGCCATTTGCGATCGCGGAAACGGCTAAAGCGACATCGCTGGGGTCGCCCCAGCGTCGAATGGGAGTCAGACCATCCTCGATTAGCCGGTCATATTTTTCCTTCACGGGTGATGTCATGTCCGTTGCGATTACGCCAGGGCAAATCTCGAATACTCCGATGCCGTATTCAGCAAGGC
The DNA window shown above is from Pirellulaceae bacterium and carries:
- a CDS encoding glycosyltransferase family 4 protein yields the protein MPLQTRVLILLEYATLNGGEYSLLSVLPEVSRHFEIHLAAPAEGDLAKHLQALNVSLLPFNLPASQASQDERRQQLKQIIQRVQPDLIHANSLSMSRLSGPICRDLGIPSLGHLRDMMRLSQTAAGDVLAHTRLLAVSSATRDWYRKAKFPAEQIHVVHNGVDLMRFYPREPTGFLHQELGLAASTPLIGSIGQIGMRKGVDQLLATTAQISEPTPHLVLVGQRHSEKAEAIEYEHRLHQSANEQLSGRVHFLGRRDDVEQLLPEFTILAHFARQEPLGRVLLEAAASGCCIVATDVGGTSEIFPPASGSATLLRPSNPIHAAEILQDLLNSARKREMMGKMARKRANDVFGKQRAATHLMQHYHALTTEL
- a CDS encoding glucose-1-phosphate adenylyltransferase; the protein is MRNVITLVLGGGRGSRLYPLTKVRSKPAVPLAGKYRLIDIPLSNCINSDLRRIYVLTQFMSVSLHRHIRQTYRFDSFSAGFVEILAAQQTMDGTDWYEGTADAVRKNVRYLEQSDIDYVVILSGDQLYRMDYREMMKTHIEANADATIAAIPVDRKDAAALGIMRIGDDGSVHGFVEKPTTDEQLGPVLMDPAWIEARGIESRGRECLASMGIYVFNRDLLVDVLRSTSYQDFGKEIFPTLIEPKNVQVHLFDGYWEDIGTIQAFYNANLQLATDKPPFDLIYPEAPLYSRARFLPPSRLDGVNIRNSLVADGCRISPGVKIENSVIGLRCTIGENVTIRDSIIMGADEYETNSELRDDDRLDRPPIGIGADSLIVGSIVDKNCHIGRGVKIVPRSDFPQGLHESGPCAVCDGIPVILKDAIVPDGWNLE
- a CDS encoding HAD family phosphatase gives rise to the protein MTKPPSLAAVAFDLDGLMVNTEELFIQVGTQMINRRGFDLDLGLLRQMMGRPSRVSLPLMIDWYGLSDSVEELEKETAETFQSLLSDQLSPMPGLVSLIQYLDENQIPKGIATSSRRSFVERVLEIISLPTEFDFVLSAEDVKNGKPDPEIYQLAAKRFKVAAERMMVLEDSEAGCQAALAAAAFVVAVPGDHSVGHCYDGVQLTVNSLADERILAALK